TGCAGCTGTGGCTGTGGACTAccatcttcacacccccatgtacttcttcttgATGAATTTGTCCATGATAGACCTCGGATCCATCTCCGTCACTGTCCCCAAGTCCATGGCCAATTCCCTATTGAACACCAGGTCGATTTCTTATTCTGGGTGTGTTGCCCAGGTCTTTCTCTTCATTTTCTTCACTGTGGTTGACCTTGGTTTTTTTACtattgtcgtggaaaaattgaccacgcctttgattttgggtcagacacactgaggcacttttattatagtacaagcatgcatgcagggagagggttaaaactcccctctgcctgttacaaattttaccgagcttataaagtttaaaaccgcaaattagcatttacttaaaatacacttatttgggagtatcagttgtgacatttgcaagctacttcagtttttttcatacatggtgtttccttttattgtttctgggcagttttcgtaggtagtctgcctgcctgtaagacccctcctttgcggttgcattggataaggctcagcattctagctgagcttccctcagttcccctttctctggtttcttcatcacccccccctctcatgcccctgatatagacagacaagaattgcagaagttaacctttgttctatatagcaattgggttttgctaacagacctgggcctgaaaggcaggggttaggatgcagtttgcttctgaccctatgggtgggggtctggatcttaattgttaataatgccttattgtttaccaaattgcccaatacaactacttccaatagagttgcacagcaagccccctcccaactacatgtgcgcccacctacgtgcggctacattgtacaagactctttattaattttccattgctaatatgctgttatactaggccatgtttcacaattatcagtaggcgttggttcccctttctcctgttggcctttcgattatgccataccagctatcctatgtcttaatatcaagctgacctataatggcctaatgttaattatgctcagctaattcaacatggggcaagcgggacacagtctggggcaagtgggaccccttaaaatccctaacacTATCATGGCATATGACCGCTACGTCACCATCTGCAAACCACTACACTATGAGTCTCtgatgaacaggagagcttgtaTTGAAATGGCAGCCAGTGCTTGGATCAGTGGTATTTTCTGCTCTGCACTGCACACTGGAAACACATTTGCTTTAACCTTCTGTGGAGGCAACATGGTGGATCaattcttctgtgaaatcccaCAGCTACTCAAGCTCACTTGCTCTGACTCATATCTCAATGAAGTTGGGGTTATTGCCTTTTTTGCATGTTTAACTATAATCTGCTTTGTTTTAATAATTGTGTCATATGTTCAGATCTTCTCCACGgtgctgagaatcccctctgagcagggctggcatAAAGCCATCTCCACCTGCCTCTTTCACCTCATTGTGGTCTCCTTGTTTG
The Mauremys reevesii isolate NIE-2019 linkage group 15, ASM1616193v1, whole genome shotgun sequence DNA segment above includes these coding regions:
- the LOC120383557 gene encoding putative olfactory receptor 14L1, giving the protein MAYDRYVTICKPLHYESLMNRRACIEMAASAWISGIFCSALHTGNTFALTFCGGNMVDQFFCEIPQLLKLTCSDSYLNEVGVIAFFACLTIICFVLIIVSYVQIFSTVLRIPSEQGWHKAISTCLFHLIVVSLFVCTGNFTYVKPPSICLSGLDLVVGVLYSVVPPSMNPIIYSMRNKEIKGALRKLTR